A single region of the Epinephelus moara isolate mb chromosome 16, YSFRI_EMoa_1.0, whole genome shotgun sequence genome encodes:
- the si:dkey-93l1.9 gene encoding ninjurin-1: protein MDAAHRLNREDIALNKMGDVEAQTVPSGKVFRPINLNHYATKKSAAQSMLDVALLMANSSQMKTVLYVGPRYRFYIPLIVLLSLSITLQVIVGLLLVFIVKYDLNDARKHAKLNRLNNVATVFVFFTVLINIFITALGFEGHAVRSSVPPVMSVNEPQISPALPIDLNVTGGI, encoded by the exons ATGGACGCAGCACACAGGCTGAACAGAGAGGACATAGCTCTGAATAAAATGGGCGATGTAGAG GCACAGACAGTCCCCTCTGGAAAAGTCTTCCGACCCATCAACCTGAATCACTACGCCACAAAGAAGAGTGCGGCTCAGAGCATGCTGGACGTCGCCTTGCTGATGGCCAACTCGTCCCAGATGAAGACTGTTCTCTATGTGGGGCCTCGTTACCGTTTCTACATCCCACTCATTGTCCTGCTGTCTCTGTCTATCACGTTACAGGTCATAGTGGGGCTGCTGCTCGTCTTTATTG TGAAGTACGATCTAAACGACGCCAGGAAACACGCCAAGTTGAACAGGCTGAACAACGTGGCAACAGTGTTTGTCTTCTTCACTGTCCTCATCAATATCTTCATCACAGCGCTTGGATTTGAGGGACATGCTGTCAG GTCATCGGTACCACCTGTGATGTCAGTAAACGAGCCTCAGATTTCCCCTGCTTTGCCCATCGATCTTAACGTGACTGGCGGCATTTAG